In one Sporomusa sphaeroides DSM 2875 genomic region, the following are encoded:
- a CDS encoding M14 family metallopeptidase: MNQWTICGYSVARGEKKQVLIEPGVAGYEMPATLIYGNEDGPTIVVTAGIHSGEYPGVAAAIRVAAEINPIRVKGRILLLHCVNTSGFWAKSPDRVPEDGANLNANYPGSPDGGTGDRIADYFVREIFPQAGFIIDLHSGGQMEPLTPCLFFPAAAGEEVRNIAEAAARATDIPYLIASTAATGQYSYAAKLGIPGLLLERGYCGYCKEAWVQAYQKDICLLFNHLGVYVFNPAEPVCDKKVYNKTIYLAAAEAGLWYPAIEENGIVKKGDLLGHTENFFGKCIREYYAEEDGTVFYYTSGLAVNSGDPLVAYGLEKFAQK, from the coding sequence ATGAACCAATGGACGATTTGCGGATACAGTGTGGCCCGGGGAGAAAAGAAACAGGTTTTGATCGAGCCAGGTGTAGCGGGATATGAAATGCCGGCTACTTTGATTTATGGTAATGAGGACGGCCCTACCATTGTTGTTACGGCAGGCATCCACAGCGGGGAATACCCCGGAGTCGCCGCGGCCATCCGCGTGGCAGCGGAAATTAATCCGATCAGGGTCAAGGGGCGAATATTATTGCTGCATTGCGTTAACACCAGTGGGTTCTGGGCGAAATCACCAGACCGTGTACCGGAAGATGGCGCGAATTTAAACGCCAATTACCCGGGCAGCCCGGATGGTGGTACCGGCGACCGTATCGCCGACTACTTTGTCCGCGAGATATTTCCCCAGGCCGGATTCATCATTGACTTGCACAGCGGCGGCCAAATGGAGCCTCTCACCCCCTGCCTGTTCTTCCCTGCAGCGGCAGGCGAAGAGGTTCGCAACATTGCGGAAGCGGCCGCGCGGGCGACCGATATTCCCTACCTGATTGCCTCAACTGCAGCTACGGGACAATATAGTTATGCCGCCAAACTGGGTATACCGGGTCTCCTGCTGGAACGGGGATACTGCGGTTATTGCAAGGAAGCATGGGTGCAGGCATATCAAAAGGATATCTGTTTACTATTTAATCACCTGGGTGTATATGTGTTTAATCCGGCAGAACCTGTATGTGATAAAAAGGTATATAATAAAACTATTTACCTGGCGGCCGCAGAGGCAGGCCTTTGGTATCCCGCTATAGAGGAAAATGGGATAGTGAAAAAAGGCGATCTGTTAGGTCATACAGAGAACTTTTTTGGGAAATGCATCCGGGAATACTATGCGGAAGAGGATGGCACCGTGTTTTATTATACAAGCGGTTTGGCGGTGAACTCCGGCGACCCGCTGGTAGCATACGGGCTTGAAAAGTTCGCACAGAAATAA
- a CDS encoding type II toxin-antitoxin system Phd/YefM family antitoxin: MNIKPSAAIRKNYNEISALCKTTKEPVFLTKNGEGDLVVMDIDTFSRRESMLKLREQLVAVEEDRLMGKRGFSIDEMNEMMTKAIKESVNVQRL; encoded by the coding sequence GTGAATATAAAACCTTCGGCCGCAATACGCAAGAATTATAACGAAATATCTGCACTTTGTAAAACTACTAAGGAACCGGTTTTTCTCACGAAAAATGGTGAGGGCGATCTGGTAGTCATGGATATAGATACTTTTTCCCGTCGGGAAAGTATGCTCAAGCTGAGGGAACAGCTTGTGGCAGTTGAGGAAGACCGTTTGATGGGCAAAAGAGGCTTTTCCATTGATGAAATGAATGAAATGATGACAAAAGCTATTAAAGAGTCTGTCAATGTGCAGCGTCTCTAA